One Streptococcus sp. DTU_2020_1001019_1_SI_AUS_MUR_006 DNA window includes the following coding sequences:
- the nrdD gene encoding anaerobic ribonucleoside-triphosphate reductase: MIALEEKITILPTLFVEKRDGRRVVFDVDKIDKALHKAADKVMDVTPLVEKRLNALTERIVKEIHSRFPKGVKIYEIQNIVEHELLEAKEYALAEEYITYRTQRDFERSKATDINFSIHKLLNKDQAVVNENANKDSDVFNTQRDLTAGIVGKSIGLQMLPKHVANAHQKGDIHYHDLDYSPYTPMTNCCLIDFKGMLENGFKIGNAEVESPKSIQTATAQISQIIANVASSQYGGCSADRIDEVLAPYAEKNYQKHLKDAEEWVLPDKREEYAWKKTQKDIYDAMQSLEYEINTLFTSNGQTPFTSLGFGLGTSRFEREIQKAILNIRIKGLGSEHRTAIFPKLIFTLKRGLNLEEGSPNYDIKQLALECATKRMYPDVLSYDKIVELTGSFKVPMGCRSFLQGWKDEDGVEVNSGRMNLGVVTVNLPRIALESEGDLNKFWEIFNERMNIAEDALVYRVERTKEATPANAPILYQYGAFGRRLGKEESVDELFKNRRATVSLGYIGLYEVATVFFDNNWETNPEAKEFTLDIIRDMKHRVEEWSDQYGYHFSIYSTPSESLTDRFCRLDTEKFGSIPDITDKEYYTNSFHYDVRKNPTPFEKLDFEKVYPEAGASGGFIHYCEYPVLQQNPKALEAVWDYAYDRVGYLGTNTPIDRCYKCDFEGDFEPTERGFACPNCGNNDPKTVDVVKRTCGYLGNPQARPMVNGRHKEIAARVKHMNGSTIKTAGHEVRN, translated from the coding sequence ATGATTGCACTAGAAGAAAAAATTACAATTTTGCCAACTCTCTTCGTCGAGAAACGAGATGGGAGACGTGTTGTATTTGATGTGGACAAGATTGACAAGGCTCTCCACAAGGCGGCAGACAAGGTTATGGACGTGACACCCTTAGTCGAAAAGCGCCTTAATGCTCTGACTGAGCGTATTGTCAAAGAAATTCATAGTCGCTTTCCAAAGGGAGTTAAGATTTATGAAATTCAAAATATCGTAGAACACGAGTTGTTGGAAGCTAAAGAATATGCCTTGGCAGAGGAATATATCACCTATCGGACACAAAGGGATTTTGAGCGTTCAAAAGCAACAGATATTAACTTCAGTATCCATAAACTTCTCAACAAAGACCAGGCAGTTGTCAATGAGAATGCTAATAAAGATAGTGATGTTTTTAACACCCAACGTGATTTGACTGCAGGGATTGTTGGGAAATCCATCGGCCTTCAAATGCTTCCTAAGCACGTAGCTAATGCCCACCAAAAAGGGGATATCCACTATCACGATTTGGACTATAGCCCTTACACCCCGATGACTAACTGCTGTTTAATTGATTTCAAGGGCATGTTGGAAAATGGTTTTAAGATTGGGAATGCTGAGGTAGAGAGTCCTAAGTCTATTCAGACCGCAACTGCTCAGATATCTCAAATCATCGCCAACGTTGCATCAAGTCAGTATGGAGGCTGTTCAGCAGACCGTATTGATGAAGTCTTGGCTCCTTATGCAGAAAAAAATTACCAAAAACACCTCAAAGATGCGGAGGAATGGGTACTACCTGACAAGCGTGAGGAGTACGCCTGGAAGAAAACCCAAAAAGATATCTATGATGCCATGCAATCTCTAGAGTACGAGATTAATACCCTCTTTACATCAAATGGGCAAACGCCATTTACCTCTCTTGGTTTCGGTCTAGGAACCAGTCGTTTTGAACGTGAAATTCAAAAGGCTATCTTGAACATTCGAATCAAGGGGTTGGGATCAGAACATCGTACAGCTATCTTCCCTAAATTGATCTTCACTCTTAAAAGAGGACTTAACTTGGAGGAAGGTTCACCTAACTACGACATCAAACAGTTGGCTCTTGAGTGTGCAACTAAGCGCATGTACCCGGATGTCTTGTCTTATGATAAGATTGTCGAGTTGACAGGTTCCTTCAAGGTTCCTATGGGTTGTCGTTCTTTCCTTCAAGGATGGAAGGATGAAGATGGAGTTGAAGTTAACTCTGGCCGTATGAATCTAGGGGTGGTGACGGTCAATCTTCCTCGTATTGCCCTCGAATCAGAAGGCGACCTGAATAAGTTCTGGGAAATTTTCAACGAGCGCATGAATATTGCTGAAGATGCTCTAGTTTATCGTGTGGAAAGAACCAAGGAAGCCACTCCAGCTAATGCTCCTATCCTTTATCAATACGGAGCTTTTGGCCGTCGTCTTGGTAAGGAAGAAAGTGTTGACGAGCTCTTTAAGAATCGCCGTGCTACTGTTTCGCTTGGCTACATTGGACTTTATGAAGTAGCGACTGTCTTCTTTGATAATAATTGGGAAACCAATCCAGAAGCTAAAGAATTCACCCTTGATATCATTCGAGATATGAAACATCGAGTGGAAGAGTGGTCTGACCAATATGGATATCACTTTTCTATCTATTCGACACCATCTGAAAGTTTGACAGACCGTTTCTGTCGCTTGGATACGGAGAAATTCGGCTCTATTCCAGATATCACAGATAAAGAATACTACACAAATTCCTTCCATTATGATGTCCGCAAAAATCCAACACCTTTTGAAAAATTGGACTTTGAGAAAGTCTACCCAGAAGCGGGTGCATCTGGTGGCTTTATCCACTACTGCGAGTACCCAGTTCTCCAACAAAATCCAAAGGCTTTGGAAGCTGTTTGGGATTATGCTTATGACCGTGTAGGTTATCTCGGAACCAATACTCCGATTGACCGTTGCTACAAGTGTGATTTTGAAGGAGATTTTGAACCTACTGAGAGAGGATTTGCTTGTCCTAACTGTGGGAATAACGATCCTAAAACAGTAGATGTGGTTAAACGGACCTGTGGCTATCTTGGGAACCCACAAGCCCGTCCGATGGTTAATGGAAGGCACAAGGAAATTGCTGCGCGTGTGAAACACATGAACGGTTCTACAATTAAAACGGCAGGACATGAAGTAAGAAATTAG
- a CDS encoding damage-inducible protein CinA, with translation MNVYGRLEDEPTPTWTGNQENSAGGEEREEFETRQSARLPLFKILIWSTLAVLVSVVLPFVLGLTSPEQAQDFYIGWAMHQGGEIYTDYFGTSGLLYYFLQYLSKGSILFAAFTWLALVGAGIFLFRSTYDLTKEDEQSRQVLTIFYLLAGGLSFGGGYATILALPFLFYALNLVTTYLAESNHDKGFLRIGMSLALAFFLAPLVTVLYTLVLFFALLAFNIGRGYWARGFYQFLAVGLGFLLLFYPIGYYTVYKGSFGSAISQILYPIDSLNFMSNPVLLENLLFYGLLTIGLGGLTLVSAGFFQSKPSKQYVLSIFAALALVLSLSLEIFSTEPIHGSRLAELLPFLSILLLTRIRANDTEGVSRRRRYSEAPSVWAIFLKGNAYLPILALTYLFLAPLLARYVLHSEQYQERTRIETTVKGQTQATDRIYIWDDLTNGYKTSERLAASQLLSPKLYTGLDANRSKLVNDLRDNQPKVIVVNTKTALWTEVEQLLAESYQPVQSEFKDFKLYKLK, from the coding sequence ATGAACGTATATGGCAGATTAGAAGACGAACCAACTCCAACTTGGACTGGAAATCAAGAAAATTCAGCTGGGGGAGAGGAGCGAGAAGAGTTTGAAACACGACAATCTGCTCGCTTACCATTGTTTAAAATCTTAATTTGGAGCACTTTAGCGGTACTTGTATCTGTAGTTCTTCCTTTTGTGCTAGGATTGACCAGTCCAGAGCAGGCTCAGGATTTCTATATTGGATGGGCCATGCACCAAGGAGGAGAAATCTACACAGACTATTTTGGAACGAGTGGGCTCCTCTATTACTTTTTACAGTATCTAAGCAAGGGTAGTATTTTGTTTGCAGCCTTTACTTGGCTTGCTTTAGTGGGCGCTGGAATTTTTCTTTTTCGTTCAACTTATGACTTGACGAAAGAGGACGAGCAGTCGCGACAAGTGTTGACGATTTTTTACCTTCTTGCTGGAGGACTTAGCTTTGGTGGTGGCTATGCCACAATTCTTGCCCTTCCATTCTTATTCTACGCTCTAAATTTAGTCACAACCTATTTGGCAGAATCTAATCATGACAAAGGTTTCTTACGTATCGGGATGAGTTTGGCGCTTGCCTTCTTCTTGGCACCTCTAGTCACAGTTCTATATACTCTGGTCTTATTCTTTGCTTTGTTAGCCTTTAATATTGGGCGTGGTTACTGGGCTCGCGGCTTTTATCAATTTCTTGCGGTTGGTCTAGGATTTTTACTCCTCTTTTATCCAATCGGTTACTACACAGTTTACAAAGGGAGCTTCGGGAGTGCCATTAGCCAAATTCTCTATCCAATTGATAGTTTGAATTTTATGTCCAATCCAGTCTTGCTAGAAAATCTCCTTTTTTATGGATTGTTAACAATTGGTCTTGGAGGATTGACCCTGGTGTCTGCAGGCTTTTTCCAGTCTAAACCAAGCAAACAATACGTCTTATCCATATTTGCTGCGCTTGCTCTTGTACTATCACTAAGCTTGGAAATTTTCTCTACTGAACCGATCCATGGAAGTCGTCTAGCTGAGTTGCTTCCTTTCTTGTCTATTTTACTATTGACTCGAATTCGTGCTAATGATACAGAAGGAGTGAGTCGTCGTAGAAGATATAGCGAAGCCCCTTCGGTATGGGCAATCTTCCTTAAAGGGAATGCTTACCTGCCTATCTTGGCCCTGACTTACCTATTCTTGGCCCCTCTACTAGCGCGCTATGTCCTTCACTCAGAACAATATCAAGAACGAACTCGTATAGAAACTACGGTTAAAGGACAAACACAGGCAACCGATCGTATTTATATATGGGATGATCTTACGAATGGTTATAAGACTAGTGAACGTTTAGCAGCTAGTCAGTTGCTATCACCAAAATTATATACTGGCCTTGATGCAAATCGTAGCAAACTTGTCAATGATTTACGTGATAATCAGCCTAAAGTGATTGTGGTCAATACCAAAACAGCTCTCTGGACAGAAGTAGAACAGCTTCTGGCAGAAAGTTATCAACCAGTTCAAAGTGAATTCAAAGACTTTAAACTTTACAAATTAAAATAA
- the mnmG gene encoding tRNA uridine-5-carboxymethylaminomethyl(34) synthesis enzyme MnmG — MTYNFTEEYDIIVIGAGHAGVEASLAASRMGCKVLLATINIEMLAFMPCNPSIGGSAKGIVVREVDALGGEMAKTIDKTYIQMKMLNTGKGPAVRALRAQADKELYSKEMRKTVENQENLTLRQTMIDEILVEDGKVVGVRTATHQEYAAKAVIVTTGTALRGEIIIGDLKYSSGPNHSLASINLADNLKELGLEIGRFKTGTPPRVKASSINYDVTEIQPGDEAPNHFSYTSRDEDYVKDQVPCWLTYTNGTSHEIIQNNLHRAPMFTGVVKGVGPRYCPSIEDKIVRFADKERHQLFLEPEGRNTEEVYVQGLSTSLPEDVQRELVHSIKGLENAEMMRTGYAIEYDMVLPHQLRATLETKKISGLFTAGQTNGTSGYEEAAGQGIIAGINAALKIQGKPELILKRSDGYIGVMIDDLVTKGTIEPYRLLTSRAEYRLILRHDNADMRLTEMGREIGLVDDERWARFEIKKNQFDNEMKRLDSIKLKPVKETNAKVEAMGFKPLTDAVTAKEFLRRPEVSYQDVVAFIGPAAEELDDKIIELIETEIKYEGYISKAMDQVAKMKRMEEKRIPANIDWDDIDSIATEARQKFKLINPETIGQASRISGVNPADISILMVYLEGKNRSISKNLEKKAD, encoded by the coding sequence ATGACATATAATTTTACTGAAGAATACGATATTATTGTAATTGGTGCGGGACACGCTGGGGTTGAGGCTTCCTTAGCTGCTAGTCGTATGGGTTGTAAGGTTTTACTTGCGACTATCAACATTGAAATGCTGGCTTTCATGCCTTGTAATCCCTCTATCGGTGGTTCTGCCAAGGGGATTGTTGTGCGTGAAGTCGATGCCCTAGGTGGCGAGATGGCTAAGACCATTGACAAGACTTACATCCAGATGAAGATGCTCAACACAGGGAAGGGGCCAGCTGTCCGTGCCCTTCGTGCGCAGGCTGACAAGGAGCTTTACTCTAAGGAGATGCGCAAGACGGTTGAAAATCAAGAAAATCTGACCCTTCGTCAAACCATGATTGATGAGATTTTGGTGGAAGATGGCAAGGTTGTCGGTGTCCGTACAGCGACCCATCAAGAATATGCTGCTAAGGCCGTTATCGTGACGACAGGGACTGCCCTCCGTGGGGAAATCATCATTGGAGACCTTAAGTATTCATCAGGTCCTAATCACAGTCTAGCTTCTATTAACCTTGCTGACAACCTCAAGGAATTAGGACTCGAAATTGGTCGTTTCAAGACAGGAACCCCTCCACGTGTCAAGGCTTCTTCAATCAACTACGATGTGACCGAGATTCAGCCAGGAGACGAAGCGCCTAATCATTTCTCATACACTTCACGAGATGAGGATTATGTCAAGGACCAAGTGCCATGCTGGTTGACCTACACCAATGGTACCAGTCATGAGATTATCCAAAACAACCTCCACCGTGCGCCTATGTTTACAGGTGTGGTCAAGGGAGTGGGGCCTCGTTACTGTCCATCGATTGAGGATAAGATTGTTCGCTTTGCGGATAAGGAACGTCACCAACTCTTCCTTGAGCCAGAAGGTCGCAATACAGAGGAAGTTTATGTTCAAGGGCTTTCAACCAGTCTTCCTGAGGATGTCCAACGTGAGCTGGTTCATTCTATCAAAGGTTTGGAAAATGCAGAAATGATGCGTACAGGTTATGCCATTGAGTACGACATGGTCTTGCCTCATCAGTTGCGTGCAACGCTTGAAACCAAGAAAATCTCAGGACTTTTCACAGCTGGTCAGACAAATGGCACATCTGGTTACGAAGAGGCAGCAGGCCAAGGGATTATCGCGGGGATCAACGCAGCTCTGAAAATCCAAGGCAAGCCTGAGTTAATTTTGAAGCGCAGTGACGGTTATATCGGAGTGATGATTGATGACTTGGTGACCAAAGGAACTATTGAACCCTACCGTCTCTTGACTAGTCGTGCTGAATACCGTCTCATTCTCCGTCATGACAATGCCGATATGCGTTTGACTGAGATGGGACGTGAGATTGGACTTGTGGACGATGAACGCTGGGCTCGCTTTGAAATCAAGAAAAATCAGTTTGATAATGAAATGAAACGTCTCGACAGCATCAAACTCAAGCCAGTCAAGGAAACCAATGCTAAGGTTGAAGCGATGGGATTCAAGCCGTTGACAGATGCGGTGACAGCCAAGGAATTCCTTCGTCGCCCAGAAGTCTCTTACCAAGATGTGGTGGCTTTCATCGGACCTGCTGCTGAAGAGTTAGATGACAAGATTATCGAATTGATTGAAACAGAAATCAAGTACGAAGGCTATATCTCAAAAGCCATGGATCAGGTTGCCAAGATGAAACGCATGGAAGAAAAACGCATTCCAGCCAACATCGACTGGGATGACATTGATTCCATTGCGACAGAAGCTCGCCAGAAGTTCAAACTCATCAATCCCGAAACTATCGGCCAAGCCAGCCGTATTTCGGGAGTAAACCCAGCAGATATCTCCATTCTTATGGTGTATCTTGAAGGTAAAAATCGAAGCATTTCAAAAAATTTAGAAAAAAAGGCAGACTAA
- a CDS encoding NUDIX hydrolase: MMVKLIAHVLVHSGGDYLLIQRSEIKRGQPNVYPTYWDIPGGGVEKGELPRDGALRECIEEAGVRLDSSSLKLLHEDSQLDTSKDTVFTRLVYKAEWVGEKPIIRLDPEEHTHFKRVTMAQALEEEKLVPYLREIFERLRNDI, from the coding sequence ATGATGGTTAAGCTTATTGCCCATGTACTTGTTCATAGTGGTGGTGATTATTTACTCATTCAGCGTTCGGAAATTAAAAGAGGACAACCCAACGTTTATCCGACTTACTGGGATATTCCTGGTGGCGGGGTTGAAAAGGGTGAACTTCCGCGAGATGGAGCTCTTAGAGAATGTATTGAAGAAGCGGGAGTTAGGCTAGATAGCAGTTCGCTCAAACTTCTTCACGAAGATAGTCAACTGGATACCTCTAAGGATACGGTCTTTACTCGCTTAGTTTATAAAGCAGAGTGGGTTGGGGAGAAGCCAATTATCAGATTAGATCCTGAAGAGCATACACACTTTAAACGGGTTACTATGGCTCAAGCTCTAGAGGAGGAGAAGTTAGTTCCTTATTTGCGAGAAATTTTTGAAAGGTTAAGAAATGACATATAA
- a CDS encoding NUDIX hydrolase, whose product MIQQDFRTKVENTVFGVRATALIVQNHKLLVTKDKGKYYTIGGAIQVNERTEDAVVREVKEELGVKAQAGQLAFVVENRFEQDGVYYHNIEFHYLVDLLEDAPLTMQEDEKTQPCEWIDLDKFEDIQLVPAFLKTALPDWDGQLRHIHLNE is encoded by the coding sequence ATGATTCAACAAGACTTTCGGACAAAAGTAGAAAATACGGTTTTTGGAGTTCGGGCGACAGCCTTGATTGTCCAAAATCACAAGCTTCTAGTTACCAAAGACAAGGGCAAGTATTACACTATTGGTGGTGCGATTCAAGTCAATGAGAGAACGGAAGATGCGGTAGTCCGTGAAGTGAAGGAAGAACTGGGTGTCAAAGCTCAAGCTGGGCAACTAGCTTTTGTAGTTGAAAATCGTTTTGAACAAGACGGTGTCTATTATCACAATATCGAGTTTCATTATCTAGTGGATTTGCTTGAAGATGCCCCGTTGACCATGCAGGAAGATGAGAAAACGCAACCCTGTGAGTGGATTGACTTGGACAAGTTTGAGGATATTCAGCTGGTTCCAGCCTTTTTAAAGACAGCCCTACCAGATTGGGACGGACAATTACGACACATCCATCTTAACGAATAG
- the mnmA gene encoding tRNA 2-thiouridine(34) synthase MnmA gives MSDNSKTRVVVGMSGGVDSSVTALLLKEQGYDVIGIFMKNWDDTDENGVCTATEDYKDVAAVADQLGIPYYSVNFEKEYWDRVFEYFLAEYRAGRTPNPDVMCNKEIKFKAFLDYAMTLGADYVATGHYARVVRDEDGIVHMLRGVDNGKDQTYFLSQLSQEQLQKTMFPLGHLEKPEVRKIAEEAGLATAKKKDSTGICFIGEKNFKEFLSNYLPAQPGRMMTVDGRDMGEHAGLMYYTIGQRGGLGIGGQHGGDNAPWFVVGKDLSKNILYVGQGFYHDSLMSTSLEASQVHFTRDMPEEFTLECTAKFRYRQPDSKVTVHVKGDKAEVIFAEPQRAITPGQAVVFYDGEECLGGGLIDNAYRDGKVCQYI, from the coding sequence ATGAGTGATAACTCTAAAACACGTGTTGTCGTGGGGATGAGTGGTGGTGTCGATTCGTCAGTGACGGCTCTTTTGCTTAAGGAGCAGGGCTACGATGTGATCGGTATCTTCATGAAGAACTGGGATGACACAGATGAAAACGGCGTCTGTACGGCGACCGAAGATTACAAGGATGTGGCTGCGGTGGCAGACCAACTGGGCATTCCTTACTACTCTGTCAACTTTGAAAAAGAGTACTGGGACCGCGTCTTTGAGTATTTCCTAGCGGAATACCGTGCAGGGCGCACGCCAAATCCAGATGTTATGTGTAACAAGGAAATCAAGTTCAAGGCCTTTTTGGACTATGCTATGACCTTAGGCGCAGACTATGTAGCGACTGGGCATTATGCTCGAGTTGTGCGTGATGAGGATGGCATCGTTCACATGCTTCGTGGTGTGGACAATGGCAAGGATCAGACCTATTTCCTCAGTCAACTTTCGCAAGAACAACTCCAAAAAACCATGTTCCCACTGGGACATTTGGAAAAACCTGAAGTACGAAAAATAGCTGAAGAAGCAGGACTTGCGACGGCTAAGAAGAAAGACTCGACAGGGATTTGCTTTATCGGAGAAAAGAACTTTAAAGAATTTCTCAGCAACTACCTGCCAGCTCAACCTGGTCGAATGATGACTGTGGATGGTCGCGATATGGGTGAGCATGCTGGTCTGATGTATTATACGATTGGTCAGCGTGGGGGACTCGGTATCGGTGGTCAACACGGTGGTGACAATGCCCCTTGGTTCGTTGTCGGAAAAGATCTGAGCAAGAATATCCTCTATGTCGGCCAAGGATTCTACCATGATTCGCTCATGTCAACCAGCCTTGAGGCTAGTCAAGTCCACTTTACCCGTGACATGCCAGAGGAATTTACGCTAGAATGCACAGCCAAATTCCGCTATCGTCAGCCTGATTCTAAGGTGACAGTACATGTCAAAGGAGACAAGGCAGAGGTCATCTTTGCGGAGCCACAGCGTGCGATCACACCAGGACAGGCAGTTGTCTTTTACGATGGTGAAGAATGTCTCGGTGGTGGTTTGATTGACAATGCCTACCGCGATGGTAAGGTTTGTCAGTACATTTAG
- a CDS encoding helix-turn-helix transcriptional regulator: MRYDFGKVYKDIRESKGLTQEEVCGKVLSRTSLSKFESGKATPKYENMEFLLRQINMSFEEFEYICHLYQPSQRTEIMQTYLNTSSIFGTRSLVNLFETCQDYLKIHHDLPIEEIRDMLEVVIYIRQHGTGQLSIQVEQTVKKLWEKIEKQDTWYESDLKILNTILFSFPIEHLHLITEQILQRLEEYKNYQHLYELRMTILLNLSTIYLYNQDKNTCQQICYTLLEDAKKKKRYDILAITHVRIGICTSNDHLIQKGFSLLELTDETSMLSHLKKEVETCYQAKEI; encoded by the coding sequence ATGCGCTATGATTTCGGAAAAGTATATAAAGACATCCGTGAGTCAAAAGGATTGACCCAAGAAGAGGTCTGTGGAAAGGTCCTTTCAAGAACCAGCCTTTCCAAGTTTGAAAGTGGCAAGGCGACTCCCAAATATGAAAACATGGAGTTTCTTCTCCGTCAAATCAATATGAGTTTTGAAGAGTTTGAATACATCTGCCATCTCTATCAGCCAAGCCAGCGAACAGAAATCATGCAAACCTATCTCAATACGAGTTCCATCTTTGGTACTAGGAGTCTAGTCAATTTATTTGAAACATGCCAAGACTATCTCAAGATTCATCACGATCTCCCTATAGAGGAAATCAGAGATATGCTGGAAGTTGTCATTTATATCCGTCAACATGGAACAGGACAACTTTCAATCCAAGTGGAACAAACAGTCAAAAAGCTTTGGGAAAAAATTGAAAAACAAGATACATGGTATGAAAGCGACCTAAAAATCCTCAACACCATACTTTTTAGCTTTCCCATCGAACACCTTCACCTCATCACTGAACAAATCTTGCAGCGCTTGGAAGAATATAAAAACTATCAACATTTATATGAACTGCGAATGACAATCCTACTCAATCTGTCCACCATCTACTTGTACAATCAAGATAAAAATACCTGTCAACAAATCTGCTACACCTTACTAGAGGATGCTAAGAAAAAGAAAAGATACGATATTTTGGCAATCACTCATGTTCGAATAGGTATTTGTACTAGTAATGATCATCTTATTCAAAAGGGCTTCTCCCTTCTGGAGTTAACTGATGAAACCTCAATGCTATCTCACCTCAAAAAGGAAGTAGAGACCTGTTATCAAGCAAAGGAAATATAA
- a CDS encoding LysM peptidoglycan-binding domain-containing protein, which yields MKSTTNKIKTGLVGVAAALAFLAPSLTFAQETTTYTVKSGDTLSGIAEKYNTTVEKLAEKNKIKDIHLIYVDQVLVIDGEAPATSTTSAATAEAPVAAPAATETTTYEAPAASVTVAEETVATTETSASTSTVSGSEAEAKEWIAQKESGGSYTATNGRYIGRYQLTDSYLNGDYSAENQERVADAYVAGRYGSWTAAKNFWLNNGWY from the coding sequence ATGAAATCAACAACTAACAAAATTAAAACAGGACTTGTAGGAGTAGCAGCAGCGCTTGCTTTCCTTGCACCATCACTTACTTTTGCACAAGAAACAACAACTTACACAGTAAAATCAGGTGACACTCTATCAGGAATCGCTGAAAAATACAATACAACTGTTGAAAAATTGGCAGAAAAAAATAAGATTAAAGATATTCATTTGATCTATGTAGACCAAGTATTGGTTATTGATGGTGAAGCACCAGCAACTTCAACTACTTCAGCTGCGACAGCAGAAGCTCCAGTAGCAGCACCTGCAGCTACTGAAACCACAACTTATGAAGCGCCAGCAGCAAGTGTAACTGTAGCAGAAGAAACTGTTGCTACAACAGAAACTTCAGCATCAACTTCAACTGTAAGCGGATCTGAAGCAGAAGCTAAAGAATGGATTGCTCAAAAAGAATCAGGCGGTAGCTACACAGCTACAAACGGACGTTACATCGGACGTTACCAATTGACAGATTCATACTTGAACGGTGACTATTCAGCAGAAAACCAAGAACGTGTAGCAGATGCCTACGTTGCAGGACGTTACGGTTCATGGACTGCAGCTAAGAACTTCTGGCTTAACAACGGTTGGTACTAA
- the sdaAB gene encoding L-serine ammonia-lyase, iron-sulfur-dependent subunit beta, producing the protein MQSLRFQSVFDIIGPVMIGPSSSHTAGAVRIGKIVSSIFDDTPTEVEFQLFNSFAKTYRGHGTDLALVAGILGMDTDDPEIPNSLEIAHKRGIKIVWTIQKDSNAPHPNTTKITVKNEHKTISVTGISIGGGNIQVTELNGFAVSLNMNTPTIIIVHQDVPGMIAHVTEALSRFDINIAQMNVTREKAGEKAIMIIEVDSRNCDESIEEIRKIPHLHNVNFFQ; encoded by the coding sequence ATGCAATCACTTCGTTTTCAATCTGTCTTTGATATCATTGGCCCAGTCATGATTGGCCCATCTAGTAGTCACACGGCAGGAGCTGTTCGTATCGGTAAAATCGTCTCTTCTATCTTTGACGATACTCCAACCGAGGTCGAGTTCCAGCTTTTTAATTCTTTTGCAAAAACCTATCGAGGGCACGGAACTGATCTCGCCCTGGTCGCTGGAATCTTAGGAATGGATACAGATGATCCAGAAATTCCAAATAGTTTAGAAATTGCCCACAAGCGTGGCATCAAAATTGTTTGGACCATCCAGAAAGACAGTAACGCCCCTCACCCAAATACTACGAAAATCACTGTTAAGAATGAGCACAAGACCATCAGTGTGACAGGGATTTCAATCGGTGGTGGTAATATCCAGGTGACAGAGCTCAATGGCTTTGCCGTATCCCTCAACATGAACACCCCTACCATTATCATCGTTCATCAGGATGTTCCTGGTATGATTGCTCATGTAACAGAGGCCCTCTCTCGCTTTGACATTAACATCGCCCAAATGAATGTAACCCGAGAAAAAGCTGGTGAGAAAGCCATTATGATTATCGAAGTTGATAGTCGCAACTGTGATGAATCTATCGAAGAGATTCGTAAAATTCCTCATTTGCATAATGTCAATTTCTTTCAATAG